Proteins encoded together in one Candidatus Saccharimonadales bacterium window:
- a CDS encoding histidine phosphatase family protein, producing the protein MKLYFVRHGETDENVNMAGSPADDVSLNQLGIQQAKNLAVELKDVKFDTIISSPLNRTQQTAELVNEYHQLPIQLDTAWRERDLESYLALDVWNDAFDFDKNVQLGNSEPLAEFFGRVYAALDSLKQDHEDKTVLVVSHGGVQSCLYAYANKLPLEGNMRMNPMKNCEYRIYDL; encoded by the coding sequence ATGAAGCTATACTTCGTCCGACATGGTGAAACAGATGAAAATGTTAATATGGCTGGCAGCCCTGCGGACGATGTGTCACTGAATCAACTTGGCATTCAGCAAGCAAAAAATTTAGCGGTCGAATTGAAAGATGTAAAATTCGACACTATTATTTCATCTCCTCTTAATCGTACCCAGCAAACTGCGGAACTAGTTAATGAATACCATCAACTTCCCATACAATTAGATACCGCGTGGCGAGAACGAGACCTAGAATCTTATTTGGCGTTAGATGTTTGGAATGACGCTTTTGATTTTGATAAGAATGTCCAGCTGGGCAATAGTGAGCCTCTTGCGGAGTTCTTTGGACGAGTCTATGCGGCACTTGATAGCCTCAAACAAGACCATGAAGATAAGACTGTATTGGTAGTATCACACGGTGGAGTGCAGAGTTGCCTGTATGCTTATGCTAATAAGTTGCCCCTCGAAGGAAATATGCGTATGAACCCAATGAAAAACTGCGAATATCGAATCTATGATTTGTAA
- a CDS encoding histidine phosphatase family protein translates to MSVKITYFVHGTTTDNEQDLATGWLPGELSEMGRDQAEKLGEQVADKQFDVVFCSDLQRAIDSAELGFGDKYKIIQDARVRECDYGDMNGKSAADFKNRMENFIDTPFPNGESYKDVEARLASFVDFLRENYDGKHVAIVAHQGPQLALDVILRGKTWQQAIDEDWRKTKSWQPGWEYTA, encoded by the coding sequence ATGAGCGTAAAAATTACTTATTTTGTGCATGGTACGACGACTGATAATGAACAGGATTTGGCTACTGGTTGGCTTCCTGGTGAACTTTCAGAAATGGGCAGAGATCAGGCAGAAAAGCTTGGCGAACAGGTGGCCGACAAGCAGTTTGATGTGGTATTTTGTTCAGATCTGCAGCGAGCAATTGATTCTGCCGAACTAGGCTTTGGCGATAAATATAAGATTATTCAAGACGCGCGAGTTCGTGAATGTGATTACGGCGATATGAACGGCAAGTCTGCGGCTGATTTCAAAAACCGTATGGAAAACTTTATTGATACTCCTTTTCCAAACGGCGAAAGCTACAAAGATGTCGAAGCGAGACTCGCTAGTTTTGTTGACTTTCTTCGCGAGAACTACGACGGTAAACATGTTGCTATCGTTGCGCACCAGGGGCCACAACTTGCCCTAGATGTAATCCTGAGAGGTAAGACTTGGCAACAAGCAATTGATGAGGATTGGCGAAAAACAAAATCATGGCAACCCGGCTGGGAATATACTGCTTAG